A single region of the Thunnus maccoyii chromosome 10, fThuMac1.1, whole genome shotgun sequence genome encodes:
- the LOC121906247 gene encoding homeodomain-interacting protein kinase 1-like encodes MVLMRHNLDKFNIIKFYNEFFMNSRISLAFEMLDISLQEYPLDLGSPKHLADITTVIQQMATAFDPLKRIGVIHTDVKLDKVTMVDQVRQSVKVKLIDLGLAIFRSQAKAGRVHQTPCFRQGMDHF; translated from the exons ATGGTCCTCATGCGCCACAACTTAGACAAGTTTAACATCATTAAGTTTTATAATGAGTTCTTCATGAACAGCAGGATTAGTCTGGCATTTGAGATGTTGGACATCAGCCTACAGGAATACCCACTGGATTTAGGGAGTCCTAAGCATCTGGCGGACATCACAACTGTCATCCAGCAG ATGGCCACAGCATTCGATCCCCTCAAGAGAATTGGTGTGATCCATACAGACGTGAAACTAGACAAAGTCACCATGGTGGATCAAGTGAGGCAGTCAGTCAAGGTGAAACTGATTGACCTCGGCTTGGCTATTTTCAGATCACAAGCCAAGGCGGGCAGGGTTCACCAAACACCTTGCTTTAGGCAAGGAATGGATCATTTTTGA